A portion of the Psilocybe cubensis strain MGC-MH-2018 chromosome 10, whole genome shotgun sequence genome contains these proteins:
- a CDS encoding Oligopeptide transporter 2 — translation MEKVATAVPAANVDPESRSSYSNEKFDEKDEKRSVQEVTKDFEGEVYDDLRAVDLDENGKERPIETDMDVATRLISLDDDPTLPAFTFRMWFLGIGLSCFGAVLGQIFYFRPQTVFVSQLFIQIIAYILGRVLEEIIPGPGNERKNLQTKDNAFWRFMNPGPFNIKEHVAITIFASTAADSALAISIFAADDLYYDIKPNAGIGIFTLIGSQLMGYGLGGVMRSFLVYPTYIVFPNLLPTVQLFDALHRGKKIFMQKKRVKFFWSVFIGIFVWEWFPEYIAPTLTGISIFCLANKNSPWFTRIFGGSNGNEGLGMFALCLDWNYVGSGGGSMGALFTPLSTQLSLYCGTAICIIAFCVGYHNNVWNGQNFPFLSQQLFNLNGTRFNQRAILDENFMLDREKLAEVGLPWFASSQVISKIGFNLAIGATVTHVFIWYGKDIVEVIRKYRAGENYDPHLAKMKAYPEVPMWWYIAMFIASFAMAMSTMYAGHSGMPWWGLIVGVIISTIFLPFVITVYAITGFSPNIQHLVQMLGAAMMPGNPQANMYFTLYGYNTLDQARGLIRDLKMGQYTKLPPRVTFTVQSLGSIIGGLLNYVIMKTIIKSRREILLQVQGTNVWSGQQVQSFNSNAISWGALGSILYAPGGRYAIVPFSILIGLAVPIPFWLLHKRFPKLGANKVVSPILCWTLGYLNVGINSSVFTTFMLAVFSQYYLRRYRPRWFRKYNFLMSAALDGGTQVMVFVFTFAVGGGSGKVVDMPHWALGLENSSRSENAPISWHLSAEMQYNVSHDARVVPAFDGHPPPPLRLDISTTGAITIDLRYRKKI, via the exons ATGGAGAAGGTAGCCACAGCGGTCCCAGCTGCGAATGTCGACCCTGAAAGCAGGTCATCGTACAGCAACGAAAAGTTCGACGAAAAGGACGAGAAACGCAGCGTGCAGGAAGTCACTAAGGACTTCGAAGGCGAGGTCTACGATGACCTCCGGGCAGTTGATCTGGACGAAAATGGGAAAGAGCGTCCTATTg AGACCGATATGGATGTTGCGACTCGTTTGATCTCTCTCGACGACGATCCAACTCTCCCCGCATTCACCTTCCGAATGTGGTTCCTTGGTATCGGATTGTCCTGTTTTGGAGCTGTCCTCGGCCAAATCTTC TACTTTCGCCCGCAGACCGTGTTCGTCAGTCAGCTTTTTATCCAGATTATCGCGTACATACTCGGTCGCGTGCTGGAGGAAATTATTCCCGGCCCTGGCAACGAGCGTAAGAACTTGCAAACCAAGGACAACGCGTTCTGGCGCTTCATGAACCCCGGCCCATTCA ATATCAAGGAACATGTCGCCATTACAATCTTCGCGTCTACCGCCGCCGATTCGGCGCTTGCGATCAGTATCTTCGCTGCTGATGACCTCTACTATGACATCAAACCCAACGCTGGTATTGGTATTTTCACCCTCATCG GTTCACAACTCATGGGATACGGCCTTGGTGGTGTGATGCGATCGTTCCTCGTGTACCCGACCTACATTGTCTTTCCCAACTTGCTTCCCACTGTCCAGCTCTTCGATGCGTTGCACCGTGGCAAGAAAATCTTCATGCAAAAGAAGCGCGTCAAGTTCTTTTGGTCCGTGTTTATTGGAATCTTTGTCTGGGAATGGTTCCCGGAGTATATTGCCCC GACCCTTACCGGTATTAGCATCTTCTGTTTGGCCAACAAGAACAGCCCTTGGTTCACTCGTATCTTTG GTGGTTCGAACGGTAATGAAGGCCTTGGGATGTTTGCGCTCTGTCTTGATTGGAATTACGTTGGCTCCGGTGGAGGATCCATGGGTGCCCTCTTCACCCCCTTGTCTACCCAGCTCTCTCTGTACTGCGGTACAGCCATATGCAT TATCGCTTTCTGCGTGGGCTATCACAATAATGTTTGGAACGGGCAAAATTTCCCATTCCTTTCGCAGCAgctcttcaacctcaacgGCACTCGCTTCAACCAGCGCGCGATTCTGGACGAGAACTTCATGCTCGACCGCGAGAAGCTTGCCGAGGTTGGCCTGCCCTGGTTTGCGAGCTCACAGGTCATCTCCAAGATTGGGTTCAATCTTGCCATTGGTGCGACGGTTACTCATGTCTTCATTTGGTATGGGAAGGATATTGTAGAGGTTATTAGAAAATATAGG GCTGGCGAGAACTACGACCCGCATCTGGCCAAGATGAAG GCATACCCCGAAGTTCCGATGTGGTGGTACATTGCAATGTTCATTGCGAGTTTCGCCATGGCGATGTCGACGATGTACGCAGGACACTCGGGCATGCCATGGTGGGGCCTCATCGTGGGCGTCATCATCTCGACCATCTTTTTGCCGTTTGTGATCACAGTCTACGCGATCACTGGCTTTTCGCCGAACATCCAGCACCTTGTGCAG ATGCTTGGTGCTGCGATGATGCCTGGAAACCCCCAAGCGAACATGTATTTCACTCTGTATGGTTATAACACGCTCGACCAAGCGCGTGGGCTTATCCGTGACCTCAAGATG GGTCAATACACGAAGCTCCCTCCACGCGTCACCTTCACCGTGCAGTCTCTCGGCTCGATCATTGGCGGACTGCTGAACTATGTCATTATGAAGACCATCATCAAGTCGCGCAGGGAGATCCTACTGCAGGTCCAGGGCACAAATGTGTGGTCTGGACAGCAGGTTCAG TCCTTTAACAGTAACGCTATCTCATGGGGTGCTTTGGGTAGCATCTTGTATGCACCGGGAGGACGCTATGCT ATCGTTCCATTCTCCATCCTGATTGGTTTGGCTGTCCCCATTCCCTTCTGGCTGTTGCACAAAAGGTTCCCCAAACTTGGCGCGAACAAAGTCGTTTCCCCCATCCTCTGTT GGACGCTTGGCTACCTGAACGTCGGCATTAACAGCTCAGTCTTCACGACCTTTATGCTTGCCGTGTTCTCGCAGTACTACCTCCGTCGCTACCGCCCCCGCTGGTTCAGAAAGTACAACTTTTTGATGTCCGCCGCACTCGATGGAGGAACACAGGTCATGGTGTTTGTGTTTACGTTTGCGGTGGGTGGTGGAAGTGGTAAAGTTGTTGATATGCCACATTGGGCATTG GGGCTCGAGAACTCTTCTCGATCCGAAAATGCCCCTATTTCTTGGCATTTGTCAGCGGAAATGCAGTACAACGTTTCGCACGACGCACGAGTTGTCCCTGCGTTCGATGGACACCCTCCACCACCATTACGACTTGACATTTCGACTACTGGCGCTATCACCATCGATCTTCGTTATCGAAAGAAGATATAG
- a CDS encoding Chanoclavine-I aldehyde reductase fgaOx3, translated as MSSKPVLFTPIQVGNVQLKHRIVLAPLTRNRSSQKEHVPTIPLMQEYYAQRGSIPGTLLITEATFITAEAGGDDNIPGIWSPAQIEAWKKVTDAVHGNKSYIYLQLWALGRAATPATLREDGYDFVAPSPIPMKPDAKDIPRALTVPEIKQYVKWYATAAHNAVHLAGFDGVEVHNANGYLLDQFVQDVSNQRDDEYGGSIEARSKFSLEVVDAVVKEVGAERVGIRVSPWSMFQAMKMADPIPQFTYLISSLLKSHPNLAYLHAIEARAGAPPHESNDFLRHLWRSKPDEAFKRVFISADGYKRDTAIARAEKDSEDGLVAFGKAFLANPDLPFRLENDLPLNTWNFKTFFSRAHLPGTEIGYTDYPFSSEFLNSAISGINPTVQPPEKELEKSNL; from the exons ATGTCGTCCAAACCTGTGCTGTTTACCCCTATCCAAGTTGGCAACGTCCAGCTGAAGCACCGGATTGTGCTCGCGCCACTTACGCGCAATCGGTCATCGCAGAAGGAGCATGTTCCCACCATACCGCTCATGCAGGAGTACTACGCGCAACGTGGGAGCATACCGGGGACACTGTTGATCACGGAGGCGACATTTATCACCGCAGAGGCGGGCGGAGACGACAACATCCCCGGAATATGGAGTCCAGCGCAGATCGAGGCGTGGAAGAAG GTCACAGATGCAGTTCACGGGAATAAATCGTATATTTACCTTCAGCTCTGGGCGCTTGGGCGAGCTGCGACACCCGCCACGCTGCGTGAGGACGGCTACGACTTCGTTGCGCCCTCGCCAATTCCTATGAAACCGGACGCCAAAGACATCCCTCGCGCGCTGACCGTCCCCGAGATCAAACAGTATGTAAAGTGGTACGCAACCGCCGCACACAACGCGGTGCACCTCGCGGGATTCGATGGGGTCGAAGTGCACAACGCAAACGGATATCTCCTCGACCAGTTCGTTCAGGACGTGAGCAACCAGAGAGACGACGAGTACGGTGGTAGTATCGAGGCGAGGAGCAAGTTCAGCCTTGAAGTCGTCGACGCGGTTGTAAAGGAGGTAGGGGCGGAGAGAGTTGGTATACGCGTCAGCCCATGGAGTATGTTCCAAG CTATGAAAATGGCCGATCCAATTCCTCAGTTTACATACTTAATATCCTCGCTCCTAAAATCTCATCCAAACCTTGCGTACCTGCACGCTATTGAGGCACGCGCCGGTGCCCCACCGCACGAGTCGAACGATTTCCTTCGCCACCTCTGGCGTTCCAAACCCGACGAAGCGTTCAAGCGTGTCTTCATCAGCGCCGACGGATACAAACGCGACACGGCCATTGCACGCGCGGAGAAGGACTCGGAGGATGGTTTAGTGGCGTTTGGAAAGGCTTTCCTTGCAAAC CCCGATTTACCTTTCCGGCTTGAAAATGACCTTCCTCtcaatacatggaactttAAGACGTTCTTCAGCCGGGCACACCTTCCTGGGACTGAGATTGGGTACACGGACTACCCATTTTCGTCAGAGTTTCTTAACTCGGCTATCTCTGGGATAAACCCTACAGTTCAACCTCCGGAAAAAGAACTGGAGAAGAGTAATTTGTAG